From Piliocolobus tephrosceles isolate RC106 chromosome 16, ASM277652v3, whole genome shotgun sequence, the proteins below share one genomic window:
- the LOC111542346 gene encoding uncharacterized protein LOC111542346: MTFERPIVLLSSEDYMTHDQTKPELLVFGSGDEFLSTDGTVNFYDPLPGRKYLRLLFPQGPPGKACPQLQRRSPLLLCLAIVHVLRSIRHKARLPASVCRPDDVFLQDTPSDPSPVQDTPLTSMRQTPTWKSVFFLYLLTEQEFPSISQTKTEAPGAYRKELEVPM; this comes from the exons ATGACCTTTGAACGACCGATTGTTCTGCTTTCTTCTGAAGACTATATGACACATGATCAGACCAAACCAGAGCTCCTGGTTTTCGGATCTGGGGATGAATTCCTTAGCACAGATGGAACCGTGAACTTCTATGATCCACTGCCAGGAAGGAAATACCTCAG GCTGCTGTTCCCCCAGGGGCCTCCTGGAAAGGCCTGCCCCCAACTCCAGCGGAGGAGTCCCCTGCTTCTCTGCCTGGCCATTGTTCACGTCCTCCGCAGCATCCGGCACAAGGCACGCCTACCCGCCTCCGTTTGCAGACCTGATGATGTCTTCCTCCAAGATACCCCGTCAG acccATCCCCAGTGCAGGACACGCCGTTGACTTCCATGAGACAAACGCCTACTTGGAAATCAGttttttttctgtaccttttGACAGAGCAGGAATTTCCCAGCATTTCCCAGACAAAGACAGAG